Part of the Sorghum bicolor cultivar BTx623 chromosome 1, Sorghum_bicolor_NCBIv3, whole genome shotgun sequence genome, TGTCCAGTCTTCATACGGTATGACTACTAAACCTAGTACACCACTTCTGACTGTTGGGCTTTTGGCACTCAAGACACCCATGATGAAAACTCCTCTTGAAGGTTTGAAGCACAACGGATGGATATACTATTTTTTATTACACGAACAAATTTCAGAATGAAAAAGTACATAACTTATTTGTTATTTTATTCACTTATGTTTGGTGTGATTCCATTAGTCCTCTACTTGTCTGTTTCCTCCAATAAAGCTATATGAGATATAGAATAACTCTTATCATAGCAGAATGATACTCCTCAGCTAATTTTATCAGCAATTAGCGGTGACAACAGGTGTAACCTCAGGGGCCAAGGTCCCATCGATGACATGATTAACATGGTCAGTTTGAGCATCTGTTGCCCAAAAGCTGGATATTTTAGTGTCATCTTTGGTCATCAACTCAGAGTACTCTTCATGGTTGTAAACCACACTGCTCTTGCCCCCAAACTCAATAGGAAGGACTTCCGGGTCAATGAACTTGTGGATGACCTTCATGCTCTCTTCATCCTTCGGGTAAACAAACTTCACCTTCTCGATCGTTCTCAGGTCAACAAAATATTTGACAACCTGAAAGAATCAGCGTCATTTATGTTGCAAAGGGAAACAACAACACTATTTTCTCTACAATTTGGTTTCGAATTTGTATATTTTGAACAAAATTAGAATATTTTGTACAACAATCACTTATCCTATATGGCTATATCTCAGGTCCTGTTGTTGTTCAGGCAAGATGTAATTTTGTTATTGTTTGGCTATAGAAAAAAAACTTGTGAGTTATCTTCTGCGAGTTGTCCTTTTGATTGTACACGTTGATTGTTTAAGATTGTTGCCTAAAAATCCAAATATTTCGGAAGATCGACAGAGTTTACCTTCCAAAACGCTTCGAATACTTTTGGGGGATTGAATAGAAATGCAATGGCCAGCCTCTCAGGATAATGATTCTGCAGGATGTTTACAGTTTCTCGGGCAGTCTTTATGGGCACAGCATTTGCCATTGTCCATCCTGTGAAGTCGATCAGCCAGACCATTTTCTCTTGGCCTTCAGGCAGGCTGAGGATTGCATTCTCCAAAGAGTATGCAAGGAACCGTATCTGTCCTTCATGGGATGATGTGTTCTGAAATTTGAAAACGGTATACAGATGAATTCTGAACAAAGCTTACGGAGAGCAACGGTTTTCAGAAAGAAAAGAGTCAAAGACACTCAAGGATAACACTTTAAAAGAGGGACTTCTTGCCTGCTTTGCTGGTCTCATAACGACAATAGTTCTCCCCTCTCTGTCTCGAAAACTTGCCCTGTACATTTTACCTGTTTCCCCTTCAACAGAAACTTCAGGCTGAAATGCAGTAACAATGATGCTTAGTTACTTTACCGGGGTTCAGATACCATAGTAATAATAACTTCAGGAATACACGCAAGGTAAAAATGAAAGGGCGGATTTACCCAGCGTATATCTTCTGGCCTGTAAGCTGCCCTCCACTTGAGACTGTCTTCCAACATTTTTCTGGACTTAGCAACATTCCAGTTACGGGCTTCTAGATATCTTGTCAAGCATGCTTCGCTGCAGTACTTCTCACTACGGGCAGACAAAGGCTCAAGTGCAGATTTCAGTTCAGCAATCTGCTCGCTCCGGGATAGATGTGTCAGAAATGGACCCAAAAAAATGCTGCCATTAGAAACTGTCATTTTTTTTAGTTCCCAATAGAATGACAACTTTCAAAATTACCTTTGCTTTTCGCTGATCAGCATCGTTGGAATCGAAATGAGAGGCATGCTTTCTCCTAAACATGATTTCTTCCACTCCCAATGATGCTCAACCTAAAATGAATGGTGCCATATCGTCAAAGAATCGGCAGTAAACCACAACACACCGGATTTGTTCTAAAAGATAAAACATAAACATAAACACAGTACTGGTGCCAATTACAAAGCATGGTACTGGTGCATGCCAATCATATATGTAAATATCAGGATCACTGAATTTTTACATAATACCGATTCATAAAGCAATACTTTGTTTTCAGAACATTTTCATGGAGACTGAAcggtttaggccctgtttagtttcctatccaaaattttttcatccatcccatcgaatctttagacacatgcatggaacattaaatgtacataaaaaaataaaataattacacagtttggttgaaaatcgcgagacatttcccatccaaatttttttcatccatcccattgaatctttagacacatgcatggaacattaaatgtacataaaaaataaaataattacacagtttggttgaaaatcgcgagacaaatcttttatgactagttactccatgattagccataagtgctacagtaacccacatgtgctaatgacagattaattatgcttaatagatttgtcttgcggttttctgacgagctatgtaatttgtttttttattagtttctaaaaacccctcccgacatccttccgacatatccgatgtggccacaaaaaaattttcatcagcaatctaaacagggcctatacACTTTGAAAAAAAAGGATACAGAATTAATTGTAGACTAAATCCAGGATTTGGGCTCCATTTCTGCATTCACTCTCACTGACGTGAATGCAGATTTGTTCTTAAAAGACAACACAAAGGTAAATGGAGTCC contains:
- the LOC8063351 gene encoding random slug protein 5, with protein sequence MFRRKHASHFDSNDADQRKAKIAELKSALEPLSARSEKYCSEACLTRYLEARNWNVAKSRKMLEDSLKWRAAYRPEDIRWPEVSVEGETGKMYRASFRDREGRTIVVMRPAKQNTSSHEGQIRFLAYSLENAILSLPEGQEKMVWLIDFTGWTMANAVPIKTARETVNILQNHYPERLAIAFLFNPPKVFEAFWKVVKYFVDLRTIEKVKFVYPKDEESMKVIHKFIDPEVLPIEFGGKSSVVYNHEEYSELMTKDDTKISSFWATDAQTDHVNHVIDGTLAPEVTPVVTANC